The Plantibacter sp. Leaf314 genome includes a window with the following:
- a CDS encoding PP2C family serine/threonine-protein phosphatase — MTEHGQRIVTLPGGRRLSLAWAGMTDVGKRRELNEDAFVALPPVFAVADGMGGHSAGEVASAAVAHRLTLATDGAEILTVDGLVDALRMAVADMIDTAEEGELGMGTTVTGVVLTADEGEGRVAVFNIGDSRVYRLQDGELVQMTEDHSIVQELIRAGAISPEEAEFHPNSNMITRAVGPSDDPVPDVELFPIQGGARWLVCSDGLTKELTDHGIWYFLTEGSTPVDAAELLLRAALDNGGRDNVSVVVLDIAELDDAADEPQEQPGS, encoded by the coding sequence GTGACCGAGCACGGGCAACGGATCGTCACGCTGCCCGGCGGACGTCGGCTCTCCCTGGCGTGGGCCGGGATGACGGACGTGGGCAAGCGGCGCGAGCTGAACGAGGACGCCTTCGTGGCACTGCCTCCCGTGTTCGCCGTCGCCGACGGCATGGGTGGCCACTCCGCCGGGGAGGTCGCGAGCGCCGCGGTCGCCCACCGTCTGACCCTTGCGACCGACGGTGCGGAGATCCTCACCGTGGACGGCCTCGTCGACGCGCTGCGCATGGCGGTGGCCGACATGATCGACACCGCGGAAGAGGGCGAGCTCGGCATGGGCACGACCGTCACCGGCGTCGTGTTGACGGCCGACGAGGGTGAGGGCAGGGTGGCGGTCTTCAACATCGGCGACTCGCGCGTGTACCGCCTGCAGGACGGCGAGCTCGTCCAGATGACCGAGGACCACTCGATCGTGCAGGAACTCATCCGTGCCGGAGCGATCAGCCCGGAGGAGGCCGAGTTCCACCCCAACAGCAACATGATCACCCGGGCCGTCGGTCCGTCCGACGATCCGGTGCCGGACGTCGAACTCTTCCCGATCCAGGGTGGCGCCCGATGGCTCGTGTGCTCCGACGGGCTCACCAAGGAACTCACCGATCACGGGATCTGGTACTTCCTCACCGAGGGGAGCACCCCCGTCGACGCCGCGGAGCTGCTCCTGCGCGCCGCGCTCGACAACGGCGGTCGTGACAACGTCTCGGTCGTGGTCCTCGACATCGCCGAGCTCGACGACGCGGCGGACGAGCCCCAGGAGCAGCCGGGCTCCTGA
- a CDS encoding Lrp/AsnC family transcriptional regulator gives MIRASSDPHSKAAQPDDTSKAIIEQLQTDGRRSYAEIGKAVGLSEAAVRQRVQKLTESGVIQIVAVTDPMQLGFTRQAMIGVRVAGDTRVVADRLAGLAAVDYVVLTAGSFDLLVEVVCEDDEELIALLNDDIRTIDGVAGTETFVYLRLHKQLYDWGTR, from the coding sequence ATGATACGAGCGAGCTCCGATCCGCATTCGAAGGCGGCCCAGCCCGATGACACCTCGAAGGCGATCATCGAGCAGCTGCAGACCGATGGACGCCGTTCCTATGCCGAGATCGGGAAGGCGGTCGGGCTCAGCGAGGCGGCCGTCCGGCAGCGGGTGCAGAAGCTCACGGAGTCCGGGGTCATCCAGATCGTCGCGGTCACCGACCCCATGCAGCTCGGCTTCACACGCCAGGCGATGATCGGTGTGCGGGTGGCGGGTGACACCCGGGTCGTCGCGGACCGCCTGGCCGGCCTGGCCGCCGTGGACTACGTGGTGCTCACGGCCGGATCCTTCGACCTCCTGGTCGAGGTCGTCTGCGAGGACGACGAGGAGCTCATCGCGCTCCTGAACGACGACATCCGCACGATCGACGGCGTCGCGGGAACCGAGACCTTCGTCTATCTGCGCCTGCACAAGCAGCTCTACGACTGGGGAACCCGGTAG
- a CDS encoding sensor histidine kinase: protein MPAKPTGERTPPSDESRSSATHGSASGGDTGPVRTGPHAVEVPRRVGRMTGYSAFPQLLFGLAVVAILFATLLFQGVEDNSVLFYVGVILAFIATALAPIVPWHQVPRLLIALPILDIIAIAFIRQGEPVIGAGLLWVFPTIWMATAFGLSGAVTAIVLVCASTWSTLAMTPGQITLANLPGLVILPMVLGFVAVSTAMTAKRTEAQRVLLNKQAGQLETALWRAQDQESRLAEILNAVNFGVVRFDRIGARAMVNRFQTRLQDEVGELSDVNPDLPVWAEDGLTPLEPQDKPYIRARRGEEFENLTVWLGAPGTERVALALTSRRLYDHEGGYDGTVLVSRNVTTEINAIRARDDLVASVSHELRTPLTSILGYLDLALDDPDLPPRVAKQLTIAQTNGDRLLELIADILAASRDVNRTMALKRSDCELREIVDVAVESLAHLAAERNITIVRHDEEAVPLFADPFRLRQVVDNLLSNGIKYNRDGGELSVGVTAEGDTAWVIVRDTGIGISEKDQPKLFERFFRSDLVRNSTVHGSGLGLAISRDIVRLHGGDLTLHSVLGEGTTAVVRIPRGRTE from the coding sequence ATGCCCGCGAAGCCGACCGGAGAACGGACGCCCCCGTCCGACGAGTCGCGGTCCAGCGCCACCCACGGGTCGGCGAGCGGCGGCGACACCGGCCCCGTGAGGACCGGCCCGCACGCCGTGGAGGTCCCCCGACGCGTCGGACGGATGACCGGGTACAGCGCCTTCCCGCAGCTCCTCTTCGGACTGGCCGTCGTCGCCATCCTGTTCGCGACGCTGTTGTTCCAGGGTGTCGAGGACAACTCCGTCCTGTTCTACGTCGGCGTCATCCTCGCGTTCATCGCGACGGCGCTCGCTCCGATCGTTCCCTGGCATCAGGTGCCGCGGCTCCTCATCGCGCTCCCCATCCTCGACATCATCGCCATCGCGTTCATCCGGCAGGGCGAACCCGTGATCGGCGCCGGCCTCCTCTGGGTCTTCCCGACCATCTGGATGGCGACGGCCTTCGGACTCTCGGGGGCCGTCACCGCCATCGTCCTCGTATGCGCGTCGACCTGGTCGACGCTGGCCATGACCCCGGGGCAGATCACCCTCGCCAACCTCCCCGGTCTCGTCATCCTTCCGATGGTGCTCGGATTCGTCGCCGTGTCCACAGCGATGACGGCGAAACGGACGGAAGCCCAGCGGGTGCTCCTCAACAAGCAGGCCGGCCAGCTGGAGACCGCCCTCTGGCGCGCCCAGGATCAGGAGAGCCGCCTCGCGGAGATCCTGAACGCGGTCAACTTCGGCGTGGTCCGCTTCGACCGCATCGGCGCCAGGGCGATGGTGAACCGCTTCCAGACCCGCCTGCAGGACGAGGTGGGTGAACTGTCCGACGTCAACCCCGACCTCCCGGTGTGGGCGGAGGACGGGCTGACGCCGCTCGAACCGCAGGACAAGCCCTACATCCGGGCGCGTCGTGGTGAGGAGTTCGAGAACCTGACCGTCTGGCTCGGAGCTCCCGGCACCGAGCGGGTCGCCCTCGCACTCACCTCTCGGCGGCTCTACGACCACGAGGGCGGGTACGACGGCACCGTCCTCGTCTCGCGGAACGTCACGACGGAGATCAACGCGATCCGGGCGAGGGACGACCTCGTCGCGTCCGTGTCGCACGAGCTCCGGACGCCGCTCACCTCGATCCTCGGCTACCTCGACCTCGCGCTCGACGACCCTGACCTGCCGCCCCGTGTCGCGAAGCAACTCACGATCGCGCAGACCAACGGCGACCGGCTCCTGGAACTCATCGCCGACATCCTCGCCGCCTCCCGCGACGTGAACCGGACGATGGCGCTCAAGCGCTCCGACTGCGAACTCCGCGAGATCGTCGACGTCGCGGTCGAGTCGCTCGCGCACCTCGCCGCCGAGCGGAACATCACCATCGTCCGCCACGACGAGGAAGCGGTGCCGCTCTTCGCCGACCCGTTCCGGCTCCGCCAGGTCGTCGACAACCTGTTGTCGAACGGCATCAAGTACAACCGTGACGGCGGTGAACTGAGCGTCGGTGTCACGGCCGAGGGCGACACGGCCTGGGTGATCGTGCGCGACACGGGCATCGGCATCTCGGAGAAGGACCAGCCGAAACTCTTCGAGCGGTTCTTCCGTTCGGACCTCGTCCGCAATTCGACCGTGCACGGCAGCGGGCTCGGCCTCGCCATCAGTCGCGACATCGTCAGACTCCACGGCGGTGACCTGACGCTCCACAGCGTCCTGGGCGAGGGCACCACCGCGGTCGTCCGTATTCCGAGAGGCCGGACCGAATGA
- a CDS encoding diguanylate cyclase, whose protein sequence is MTLDTQTVAVINALVIFVCGATFIVNTFMRKDDASGRVWSVSYMAGMFTSFSYVVGALSPDAWWATAAGNGGYVLSIAALWSGARLFNGRSNLLWISLVGATVTVVAALAAGPSGGPWAGSGVTFACIALFAGLGTAETLTGAMRDNPSTRGFTVVLGIAAVFFTARFVVFLVEGSSGRFFTTFFGTVASSLLLIALLIVATVVLSVLRAERAAPASRRHGSIVAYTGDDVLLHESFIRIADDWLERANFHDEQLAILHIRLDDLDEMTTAFGSNFSSEVAGGFISSIRRYGPTLSDIGEDGAGCLLIATPAVDVDAALQAAAGIQDGLLDHPVETTPRLRPTASIGIALTDYLGYDVGVLTRAARDASLRASDAGGNRTVLAASTAAGA, encoded by the coding sequence ATGACCCTCGACACGCAGACCGTCGCCGTGATCAACGCGCTCGTGATCTTCGTCTGCGGTGCGACGTTCATCGTCAACACCTTCATGCGGAAGGACGACGCCAGCGGGCGGGTGTGGTCCGTGTCGTACATGGCGGGGATGTTCACGAGCTTCTCCTACGTGGTCGGTGCGCTCAGCCCCGACGCCTGGTGGGCCACCGCGGCGGGGAACGGCGGCTACGTCCTGAGCATCGCCGCGCTGTGGTCCGGAGCCCGCCTGTTCAACGGTCGGTCGAATCTGCTGTGGATCTCCCTCGTCGGCGCGACGGTCACCGTCGTGGCAGCCCTCGCCGCCGGTCCGTCCGGCGGGCCGTGGGCCGGATCGGGCGTGACGTTCGCGTGCATCGCACTGTTCGCCGGGCTCGGGACCGCCGAGACCCTCACTGGCGCGATGCGCGACAACCCGAGCACGCGGGGGTTCACCGTCGTGCTCGGCATCGCCGCCGTGTTCTTCACGGCGCGGTTCGTCGTCTTCCTCGTCGAGGGCTCGTCAGGCAGGTTCTTCACCACGTTCTTCGGGACGGTCGCCTCCTCGCTCCTCCTCATCGCCCTCCTGATCGTGGCGACCGTGGTGCTGTCCGTCCTCCGCGCCGAACGGGCCGCCCCGGCGAGCCGCCGGCACGGCAGCATCGTCGCGTACACCGGTGACGACGTCCTCCTGCACGAATCCTTCATCAGGATCGCCGACGACTGGCTGGAGCGCGCCAACTTCCACGACGAACAGCTCGCGATCCTGCACATCCGGCTCGACGACCTCGACGAGATGACGACGGCGTTCGGCTCGAACTTCAGCAGCGAGGTCGCCGGGGGGTTCATCTCCTCGATCCGTCGGTACGGACCGACGCTCTCCGACATCGGGGAGGACGGCGCGGGATGCCTCCTCATCGCGACGCCCGCGGTGGACGTCGACGCGGCGCTGCAGGCGGCGGCCGGTATCCAGGACGGGCTGCTCGACCACCCCGTGGAGACGACGCCCCGGCTCCGCCCTACCGCGAGCATCGGCATCGCCCTCACCGACTACCTCGGCTACGACGTCGGCGTGCTCACCCGAGCGGCCAGGGACGCCAGTCTCCGCGCGTCCGACGCCGGAGGCAACCGGACCGTCCTCGCCGCGTCAACGGCGGCGGGCGCCTGA
- a CDS encoding glycosyltransferase family 2 protein — MSELEARPDNTRPAAQQADPRYIQTQPLLAPELEAYANEFIDSVNSLPEYRATIGCIIPAYNEEESLPAVLASLLEQTRMPDVIHVVINNTTDRSVDVAAPYAGPHSKVDEHGYEQFTEVFIHDIGKNPDKKVGALNYGFTLVEGYDYLLGVDGDTVADPTAIESLEAEIVSDTRIGGISAIFSIDDEPFKKQIIPAFLIAGQRTQFAAFNMQNMLRGRNMAVLGGQYSIFSVQALRDAMEQNHQSTPWVKDSEVEDSLLSLQIKSAGYLTKISARARADVGGMTTVRSLDAQQVKWNYGAIELMWPGQRGDTKGQPFHPNLRLRWLENAEMLLNIVTRILFIVLLAGSLSIHAFVFSPVWLIPPVVAILLNLRIALSMKKRNTRDILFAVLVFPAEFYMWIRMGHFIRAWSKFASNKKVDNWAEQAKAERGSGNAHLAPLLFVLAAIIAIVAVWTQLSPVVQSTILWAGWPVLGVITVLQTLSMFGKLIRRQRGYRV, encoded by the coding sequence ATGTCAGAACTCGAAGCGCGACCCGACAACACTCGGCCCGCCGCACAGCAGGCTGACCCTCGGTACATTCAGACCCAGCCGCTTCTCGCGCCCGAACTTGAAGCGTATGCGAACGAATTCATCGACTCGGTCAACTCGCTTCCCGAGTACCGGGCCACCATCGGCTGCATCATCCCCGCCTACAACGAGGAGGAGTCGCTGCCGGCCGTCCTGGCCTCCCTGCTCGAGCAGACGCGGATGCCCGACGTGATCCACGTGGTCATCAACAACACCACCGACCGCTCGGTCGACGTCGCAGCACCCTACGCCGGCCCGCACTCGAAGGTCGACGAGCACGGGTACGAACAGTTCACCGAGGTGTTCATCCACGACATCGGCAAGAACCCCGACAAGAAGGTCGGTGCGCTGAACTACGGTTTCACGCTCGTCGAGGGGTACGACTACCTCCTCGGCGTCGACGGCGACACGGTCGCCGACCCGACGGCCATCGAGTCCCTCGAAGCGGAGATCGTCTCGGACACCCGCATCGGCGGTATCTCCGCGATCTTCTCGATCGACGACGAGCCGTTCAAGAAGCAGATCATCCCGGCCTTCCTCATCGCCGGCCAGCGCACGCAGTTCGCCGCGTTCAACATGCAGAACATGCTGCGAGGCCGCAACATGGCCGTGCTCGGCGGGCAGTACTCCATCTTCTCCGTCCAGGCGCTGCGCGATGCCATGGAGCAGAACCACCAGTCCACCCCGTGGGTGAAGGACTCCGAGGTCGAGGACTCGCTCCTCTCCTTGCAGATCAAGAGCGCCGGGTACCTCACGAAGATCAGCGCCCGCGCCCGCGCCGACGTCGGCGGTATGACGACGGTCCGCTCCCTCGACGCGCAGCAGGTCAAGTGGAACTACGGCGCCATCGAGCTCATGTGGCCGGGCCAGCGCGGCGACACCAAGGGGCAGCCGTTCCACCCGAACCTCCGACTGCGGTGGCTCGAGAACGCCGAGATGCTCCTCAACATCGTCACGCGCATCCTCTTCATCGTGCTGCTCGCCGGTTCGCTGTCGATCCACGCGTTCGTGTTCAGCCCGGTGTGGCTCATCCCGCCGGTCGTCGCGATCCTCCTCAACCTCCGCATCGCGCTGTCGATGAAGAAGCGCAACACCCGCGACATCCTCTTCGCCGTCCTGGTGTTCCCCGCCGAGTTCTACATGTGGATCCGTATGGGCCACTTCATCCGGGCATGGTCGAAGTTCGCGTCGAACAAGAAGGTCGACAACTGGGCGGAGCAGGCCAAGGCCGAGCGTGGTTCGGGCAACGCCCACCTCGCGCCGCTGCTCTTCGTCCTCGCCGCGATCATCGCGATCGTCGCCGTCTGGACCCAGCTGTCCCCCGTCGTGCAGTCCACGATCCTCTGGGCGGGTTGGCCCGTGCTCGGCGTCATCACCGTGCTGCAGACGCTCAGCATGTTCGGCAAGCTCATCCGTCGCCAGCGCGGCTACCGGGTGTGA
- a CDS encoding Hpt domain-containing protein, whose protein sequence is MTSDPGTVDAGELRRLLRELSGDLRSRRRFVHTYVEMWPTRLSRLEAALEAEDLDEAKVVLLSIRSSSVMLGVIGVSALASAGLRAVEQADLVRAADIRSALAELGARSCERLLELDAADVSEA, encoded by the coding sequence ATGACGTCCGACCCAGGAACCGTCGACGCCGGCGAACTGCGCAGGTTGCTCCGAGAGCTCTCGGGCGACCTGCGCAGTCGTCGTCGTTTCGTCCACACCTACGTCGAGATGTGGCCGACGCGCCTCAGCCGTCTCGAAGCCGCACTCGAGGCGGAGGACCTCGACGAGGCGAAGGTCGTCCTCCTCAGCATCCGCTCGTCCAGCGTCATGCTCGGTGTGATCGGGGTCTCCGCCCTGGCGAGCGCCGGACTGCGCGCCGTGGAGCAGGCCGACCTCGTACGGGCCGCGGACATCCGGTCCGCGCTCGCGGAGCTCGGAGCGCGCAGCTGCGAACGGCTGCTCGAACTGGACGCGGCCGACGTCTCGGAGGCGTGA
- a CDS encoding response regulator transcription factor, whose product MTDQLSERRTAVVIEDDADIRQLLETVLEQAGFETVSAANGLDGVEAVRLHDPLVTTLDVSMPGIDGFEAAKRIRAISSTYIVMLTARGDEIDTLQGLDSGADDYMTKPFRPRELRARIEAMLRRPRANGEAAAAPTPVPVQPSPAAAVVPQVQPVPQAQPMSQQPVSQQPVQSSDPTIVHENVARHAAQVGQSVVPIIMQPTTSASDDVEGWLVHRGLKLSPATRIVEVDGGEVDLTRSEFDLLQALMESRRRVRSKADLALMLRGESYITAYYVSEADKRAIEVHLANLRRKLADSTVAPRFIETVRGVGYRMTSDD is encoded by the coding sequence GTGACCGATCAGCTGAGCGAACGTCGAACCGCGGTCGTCATCGAGGACGATGCCGACATCCGTCAACTGCTCGAGACCGTGTTGGAACAGGCCGGCTTCGAGACGGTTTCCGCTGCGAACGGTCTGGACGGCGTGGAGGCGGTCCGCCTGCACGACCCCCTCGTCACCACGCTGGACGTCAGCATGCCAGGGATCGACGGCTTCGAGGCGGCCAAGCGGATCCGGGCCATCAGCTCGACCTACATCGTGATGCTCACGGCCCGTGGCGACGAGATCGACACCCTGCAGGGGCTCGACTCCGGTGCCGACGACTACATGACCAAGCCGTTCCGACCCCGTGAACTCCGGGCGCGCATCGAGGCGATGCTGCGTCGGCCTCGCGCGAACGGCGAGGCGGCTGCCGCACCGACTCCGGTGCCTGTCCAGCCATCACCGGCCGCGGCCGTCGTGCCGCAGGTGCAGCCCGTGCCCCAGGCGCAGCCCATGTCCCAGCAGCCCGTGTCGCAGCAGCCGGTCCAGTCGTCCGATCCCACGATCGTGCACGAGAACGTCGCGCGTCACGCCGCTCAGGTCGGTCAATCGGTCGTCCCCATCATCATGCAGCCCACGACATCCGCTTCCGACGATGTCGAGGGGTGGCTCGTCCACCGAGGTCTCAAGCTGAGTCCCGCCACGCGCATCGTCGAGGTGGACGGTGGCGAGGTCGACCTGACGCGGAGCGAGTTCGACCTGCTGCAGGCCCTCATGGAGTCCCGGCGTCGGGTGCGCAGCAAGGCGGACCTGGCGCTCATGCTCCGGGGCGAGAGCTACATCACCGCGTACTACGTCAGTGAGGCCGACAAGCGCGCCATCGAGGTCCACCTCGCCAACCTGCGCCGGAAGCTCGCGGACAGCACCGTCGCGCCGCGCTTCATCGAGACGGTCCGCGGCGTCGGCTACCGCATGACCTCCGACGACTGA
- a CDS encoding glycoside hydrolase family 6 protein, whose protein sequence is MPRTPRDRRRTRTAVALGVVAVLLAGGALAVSIVSRVPSAAAGPFDGAQLYVDPTSLAARAAAEAGLASQDPTSSATTGTSGGSNGDPSDTAQQRAAAARLATEPTAIWLVPERYPMGTVEETVSDIVRSAERAGAMPVFTVYGVPERDCGNESAGGLSSDDYQDWVAEIVAAVADHRVAIVLEPDAVALAPDCGDRTARMQQLSAATKQFAAASVPVYLDGGHSDWRPPSEMAGLLKEAGVADATGFATNVSNYNATEDEIAYAEELSGLLDGAHYVIDTSRNGSGSNGEWCNPPGRTVGQQPLTAQAEHLDANLWVKAPGESDGACNGGPLAGVWWPEQAVQLAKGFSAW, encoded by the coding sequence GTGCCGAGAACGCCCCGCGACCGACGTCGCACCCGCACGGCCGTCGCCCTCGGCGTCGTCGCCGTCCTCCTTGCCGGAGGAGCCCTCGCGGTGTCGATCGTGAGCCGCGTCCCGAGCGCCGCAGCAGGCCCGTTCGACGGCGCACAGTTGTACGTCGATCCCACCTCACTGGCCGCCCGTGCAGCGGCGGAGGCGGGCCTGGCGTCTCAGGATCCGACGTCTTCCGCCACCACCGGGACGAGTGGCGGCTCGAACGGTGATCCTTCGGACACGGCACAGCAGCGCGCGGCAGCGGCTCGGCTGGCGACTGAACCGACGGCGATCTGGCTCGTGCCTGAGCGGTACCCGATGGGCACGGTCGAGGAGACGGTGTCGGACATCGTCCGCTCGGCCGAGCGCGCAGGCGCGATGCCGGTCTTCACCGTCTACGGCGTTCCCGAGCGCGACTGCGGCAACGAGTCCGCCGGTGGCCTCTCGAGTGACGACTATCAGGACTGGGTGGCGGAGATCGTCGCGGCCGTCGCCGACCATCGGGTGGCGATCGTCCTCGAGCCGGACGCGGTCGCCCTCGCACCCGACTGCGGCGACCGGACCGCCCGCATGCAGCAGCTCAGTGCCGCGACGAAGCAATTCGCGGCAGCGTCTGTGCCCGTGTATCTCGACGGCGGGCACTCCGACTGGCGACCGCCGTCGGAGATGGCCGGACTCCTCAAGGAGGCCGGCGTGGCCGACGCGACGGGCTTCGCGACCAACGTCTCGAACTACAACGCGACCGAGGACGAGATCGCCTATGCCGAGGAGCTGAGCGGACTGCTCGACGGTGCGCACTACGTCATCGACACCTCGCGGAACGGGAGCGGATCGAACGGCGAATGGTGCAACCCGCCAGGTCGGACGGTCGGGCAGCAACCGCTCACGGCGCAGGCCGAGCACCTCGACGCGAACCTGTGGGTGAAAGCCCCCGGCGAGAGCGACGGGGCATGCAACGGTGGCCCCCTTGCTGGGGTATGGTGGCCGGAGCAGGCCGTGCAACTGGCCAAGGGATTCAGCGCGTGGTGA
- a CDS encoding TspO/MBR family protein has protein sequence MSESTAPTSPDVRSIGPRRTDPAWRSALALLCFLLIAFAVAAFGSLTTMEQIDGWYADADKAAWNPPNWIFGPVWAVLYTMIAVAAWLVWRRRRDGTPELSDGASRALVLYIVQLVLNALWTPCFFGLYPFIGAPALWIALVIILALDLAVLATMFAFWEVSRVAAVLLIPYWAWLLFATTLNWSLAALNS, from the coding sequence ATGTCCGAGTCGACAGCACCGACGTCACCGGACGTCCGATCCATCGGCCCGAGGCGCACCGATCCGGCGTGGCGTTCCGCGCTCGCGCTCCTCTGCTTCCTCCTGATCGCGTTCGCGGTCGCAGCGTTCGGCTCGCTCACCACCATGGAGCAGATCGACGGTTGGTACGCCGACGCCGACAAGGCGGCCTGGAACCCGCCGAACTGGATCTTCGGTCCCGTGTGGGCGGTGCTGTACACGATGATCGCGGTGGCCGCATGGTTGGTCTGGCGACGACGACGGGATGGGACGCCCGAGCTGAGCGACGGCGCGAGCCGGGCGCTCGTCCTGTACATCGTCCAGCTGGTGCTCAACGCCCTCTGGACCCCGTGCTTCTTCGGGCTGTACCCGTTCATCGGCGCGCCGGCCCTGTGGATCGCCCTCGTCATCATCCTCGCGCTCGACCTCGCCGTCCTCGCGACCATGTTCGCCTTCTGGGAGGTCTCGCGGGTCGCCGCCGTGCTCCTCATCCCCTACTGGGCGTGGCTGCTCTTCGCCACGACCCTCAACTGGTCACTCGCGGCACTGAACAGCTGA